The Kitasatospora paranensis genome has a window encoding:
- a CDS encoding cytochrome b/b6 domain-containing protein, giving the protein MPPRADGGRLPRFVRAERWVHRATSTLMMICLVTALMLYYGPVSELVGRRRLVVVVHEWCGLMLPVPLLLGLVSRALRADLGRLNRFTAADRQWLRAVRRRSFRRPAGKFNAGQKLYASWIAGAALVMIGTGLLMWFTHLAPLVWRTGATFVHDWLAAAVAVVVGGHIWMAVRDPEARRGMRTGRVDPLWAAREHPDWDPHPDRDPQEPENSR; this is encoded by the coding sequence ATGCCCCCACGAGCTGACGGCGGGCGGCTGCCCCGGTTCGTCCGGGCGGAGCGCTGGGTGCACCGGGCCACCTCCACCCTGATGATGATCTGCCTGGTCACGGCCCTGATGCTGTACTACGGGCCGGTGTCCGAGCTGGTCGGGCGCCGTCGGCTGGTCGTCGTCGTGCACGAGTGGTGCGGGCTGATGCTGCCGGTGCCGCTGCTGCTCGGCCTGGTCTCGCGGGCGCTGCGCGCCGACCTGGGCCGGCTGAACCGCTTCACGGCCGCCGACCGCCAGTGGCTGCGCGCCGTGCGCCGGCGCTCCTTCCGCCGCCCGGCCGGCAAGTTCAACGCCGGGCAGAAGCTGTACGCGTCGTGGATCGCCGGCGCGGCGCTGGTGATGATCGGCACCGGGCTGCTGATGTGGTTCACCCACCTCGCGCCGCTGGTGTGGCGCACCGGCGCGACCTTCGTCCACGACTGGCTCGCCGCGGCGGTCGCGGTCGTGGTGGGTGGTCACATCTGGATGGCCGTGCGCGACCCGGAGGCCCGGCGCGGCATGCGCACCGGCCGGGTGGATCCGCTGTGGGCGGCCCGCGAGCATCCGGACTGGGATCCTCATCCGGACCGGGATCCTCAGGAGCCGGAGAACTCCAGGTAG
- a CDS encoding molybdopterin-dependent oxidoreductase, whose amino-acid sequence MLGLGAAGIAAGPYLQRGVEAVTSKDPTGLADLLPGGGGFRYYSVVASVPERGPANYTLTVDGLVDRPGTYRLADLMAMEQTRIVHDVQCVTGWRVPSTPFEGVRLSRLLEAAGVKDGAAAVRFTCFDGAYTESLTLDQARRDDVLVALRMQDRSIGHAHGGPVRLYVAPMYFYKSAKWLSGITVTSSVKPGYWEDYGYDVDAWVGRSNGRDDAPTS is encoded by the coding sequence ATGCTGGGCCTCGGGGCGGCCGGGATCGCCGCCGGGCCGTACCTCCAGCGCGGCGTCGAAGCGGTGACCAGCAAGGACCCGACCGGCTTGGCCGACCTGCTGCCCGGCGGTGGCGGGTTCCGCTACTACTCGGTGGTGGCCTCGGTGCCCGAGCGCGGCCCCGCGAACTACACACTGACCGTCGACGGCCTGGTCGACCGCCCCGGCACCTACCGGCTGGCGGACCTGATGGCGATGGAGCAGACCCGGATCGTCCACGACGTCCAGTGCGTCACTGGCTGGCGGGTGCCGAGCACCCCGTTCGAGGGCGTCCGGCTGTCCCGGCTCCTGGAGGCCGCGGGCGTCAAGGACGGTGCCGCCGCCGTCCGGTTCACCTGCTTCGACGGCGCGTACACCGAGAGCCTCACGCTCGACCAGGCCCGCCGGGACGACGTCCTGGTCGCCCTGCGGATGCAGGACCGCTCGATCGGCCACGCGCACGGTGGGCCGGTGCGGCTGTACGTCGCGCCGATGTACTTCTACAAGTCGGCGAAGTGGCTGTCGGGCATCACCGTCACGTCCTCCGTCAAGCCCGGTTACTGGGAGGACTACGGCTATGACGTCGACGCCTGGGTCGGTCGGTCCAACGGACGCGACGATGCCCCCACGAGCTGA
- a CDS encoding DUF6193 family natural product biosynthesis protein: MISGRSDDGPWPPRLPELYPEVAEAGSPAVALQRACAGLGAVPEAEPGEMGPVVQPPGHGRYRVRVFHSSLVLAETDGVAEAVAVVMDHLPADLGPAIVGDARGPGLGLGPCAARPRS, from the coding sequence ATGATCTCCGGCCGTTCCGACGACGGACCCTGGCCGCCCCGGCTCCCGGAGCTGTATCCCGAGGTGGCCGAAGCGGGCAGCCCGGCCGTGGCGCTGCAGCGGGCGTGCGCCGGCCTCGGGGCGGTGCCGGAGGCCGAGCCCGGGGAGATGGGACCGGTGGTGCAACCGCCGGGGCACGGCCGGTACCGCGTCAGGGTGTTCCACTCCTCCCTGGTGCTCGCGGAGACCGACGGCGTGGCGGAGGCCGTCGCCGTGGTCATGGACCACCTCCCGGCGGACCTGGGCCCCGCGATCGTCGGGGACGCCCGCGGCCCCGGCCTCGGCCTCGGACCGTGCGCGGCCCGCCCCCGTTCATGA
- a CDS encoding TetR/AcrR family transcriptional regulator: protein MVSRTPSPAPRSDDAPNRAEKAPRRRLSVDERREQLIAVALELFSRRPPEEVSIDDIAAAAGASRPLVYHYFPGKQAIYEESLRRAGQELAARFEEPAEGPLSERLLRVMDRYLDFVESHGPGFAALLRGGSVAASPDTNAVIDEVRRAAQEQILLHLSLPKTSPGVRRTVRAWIANAEISSLDWLSERALPRAELQVQLVQELVAALALTASREPELAVEFAGFFAEEQPGGPSGGLVRGLAGLLSVPGIADTLARLAVPEG from the coding sequence ATGGTTTCCCGTACGCCGTCCCCGGCGCCCCGGTCGGATGATGCGCCCAACCGTGCCGAGAAGGCGCCGCGGCGCCGGCTCAGCGTCGACGAGCGCCGGGAGCAGCTGATCGCGGTGGCGCTGGAGCTGTTCAGCCGGCGGCCGCCCGAGGAGGTGTCGATCGACGACATCGCCGCGGCGGCCGGCGCGTCCCGGCCGCTGGTCTACCACTACTTCCCCGGCAAGCAGGCGATCTACGAGGAGTCGCTGCGGCGGGCCGGCCAGGAGCTGGCCGCGCGGTTCGAGGAGCCGGCCGAGGGGCCGCTGTCCGAGCGGCTGCTGCGCGTCATGGACCGCTACCTGGACTTCGTGGAGAGCCACGGGCCCGGCTTCGCCGCCCTGCTGCGCGGCGGCTCGGTGGCGGCCAGCCCGGACACCAACGCGGTCATCGACGAAGTCCGGCGCGCGGCGCAGGAGCAGATCCTGCTGCACCTCTCGCTGCCGAAGACCAGCCCCGGGGTGCGGCGCACCGTCCGGGCCTGGATCGCCAACGCGGAGATCTCCTCCCTCGACTGGCTGTCCGAACGGGCCCTTCCCCGCGCCGAGTTGCAGGTGCAGCTGGTGCAGGAACTGGTCGCGGCGCTGGCCCTGACCGCCTCCCGGGAGCCGGAACTCGCCGTGGAGTTCGCCGGGTTCTTCGCCGAGGAGCAGCCGGGCGGGCCCTCCGGCGGGCTGGTCCGCGGGCTGGCCGGGCTGCTGTCGGTGCCCGGCATCGCGGACACCCTCGCCCGGCTGGCGGTCCCGGAAGGCTGA
- a CDS encoding aminoglycoside phosphotransferase family protein, with the protein MRGTDREVLAGGGVNEVVRIGTTVRRPTGPWSPQVHALLRHLREQGFTAAPSVRDVTADGFEILDFLPGEVSNYPATPAAASVQALLGAAGLLRAFHDATAGSALTAATGWMLPARTPAEVVCHGDFAPHNCVLDGHRAVGIIDFDTAHPGPRLWDVAYAVYRWAPITAPGNADGFGTADEQARRTRLFCDRYGLDAEARAGLVDAVTARLHALVDFMHEQAAASSAAFASHLAAGHHRQYLGDAAYLAEQRALFEEHLTAG; encoded by the coding sequence GTGCGCGGGACGGACCGCGAGGTGCTGGCCGGCGGCGGCGTGAACGAGGTCGTTCGGATCGGCACGACCGTACGGCGCCCCACCGGACCGTGGTCGCCGCAGGTGCACGCCCTGTTGCGGCACCTGCGGGAACAGGGCTTCACGGCGGCGCCCTCGGTGCGGGACGTCACGGCGGACGGCTTCGAGATCCTCGACTTCCTGCCCGGGGAGGTGAGCAACTACCCCGCCACACCGGCCGCGGCGTCCGTCCAGGCCCTGCTGGGCGCGGCCGGGCTGCTGCGCGCCTTCCACGACGCGACCGCGGGATCCGCGCTGACCGCGGCCACGGGCTGGATGCTCCCCGCCCGGACGCCCGCCGAGGTGGTCTGCCACGGCGACTTCGCCCCGCACAACTGCGTGCTCGACGGCCACCGGGCGGTCGGCATCATCGACTTCGACACCGCCCACCCCGGGCCACGCCTGTGGGACGTGGCGTACGCGGTGTACCGCTGGGCGCCGATCACCGCCCCCGGCAACGCGGACGGCTTCGGTACCGCCGACGAACAGGCCCGGCGCACCCGGTTGTTCTGCGACCGGTACGGGCTGGACGCCGAGGCACGCGCCGGGCTGGTCGACGCGGTGACGGCCCGGCTGCACGCGCTGGTGGACTTCATGCATGAGCAGGCCGCTGCCAGCAGCGCGGCCTTCGCGAGCCATCTCGCCGCCGGCCACCACCGGCAGTACCTCGGCGATGCCGCCTACCTGGCGGAGCAGCGCGCGCTCTTCGAGGAGCACCTGACGGCGGGTTGA
- a CDS encoding aldo/keto reductase produces the protein MQYRTLGRTGVQVSTLALGAMNFGAIGRTTQDEATAIVDAALDAGINLIDTADMYGSGESEEMVGKAIAGRRDDLVLATKAGLPIGDERNHRGSSRRWLVTELDNSLRRLGVDHVDLYQIHRWDPTTADEETLSALTDLQRAGKIRYFGSSTFPAHRLVQAQWAARANHLGRYVTEQPSYSILQRGIEAHVLPVTEEYGLGVLAWSPLASGWLSGAVRAGRELTGNRSKVVPERFDTAVPANRARLDAVEQLVQVADGAGLTLIQLALGFVTAHPAVTAAIIGPRTPEHLQAQLAAADTVLPADVLDAIDAIVAPGTDLAAHEKFDTPPALLDPALRRR, from the coding sequence ATGCAGTACCGCACTTTGGGCCGCACCGGCGTGCAGGTCAGCACCCTCGCCCTCGGCGCCATGAACTTCGGCGCGATCGGACGCACCACCCAGGACGAGGCCACCGCGATCGTCGACGCCGCCCTCGACGCCGGGATCAACCTCATCGACACCGCCGACATGTACGGCAGCGGCGAGTCGGAGGAGATGGTCGGCAAGGCCATCGCCGGCCGCCGCGACGACCTCGTGCTGGCCACCAAGGCCGGTCTGCCGATCGGCGACGAGCGCAACCACCGCGGCAGCTCACGCCGTTGGCTGGTCACCGAGCTGGACAACAGCCTGCGCCGCCTCGGTGTCGACCATGTCGACCTCTACCAGATCCACCGCTGGGACCCGACCACCGCCGACGAGGAGACGCTGTCGGCCCTGACCGACCTGCAGCGCGCGGGAAAGATCCGCTACTTCGGCTCCTCGACCTTCCCCGCCCACCGCCTTGTGCAGGCGCAGTGGGCCGCCCGCGCCAACCACCTGGGCCGTTATGTCACCGAACAGCCCAGCTACTCGATCCTGCAGCGGGGGATCGAGGCCCATGTCCTGCCGGTGACCGAGGAGTACGGGCTCGGGGTGCTGGCGTGGAGCCCACTGGCCTCGGGCTGGCTGTCGGGCGCCGTCCGCGCGGGCAGGGAGCTCACCGGCAACCGCTCGAAGGTCGTACCGGAGCGCTTCGACACCGCCGTCCCGGCCAACCGGGCCAGGCTCGACGCGGTCGAGCAGCTCGTCCAGGTCGCCGACGGGGCCGGACTGACGCTGATCCAGCTCGCCCTCGGCTTCGTGACCGCGCACCCGGCGGTGACCGCCGCGATCATCGGCCCCCGAACGCCGGAGCACCTGCAGGCGCAGCTCGCCGCCGCGGACACCGTGCTCCCGGCCGACGTCCTCGACGCGATCGACGCGATCGTGGCGCCCGGCACCGACCTCGCCGCACACGAGAAGTTCGACACCCCGCCCGCCCTGCTCGACCCGGCGCTGCGCCGCCGCTGA
- a CDS encoding TetR/AcrR family transcriptional regulator, protein MNDGNSGPGAAPAGRPKRADAQRNQEALLEAAAAIFVRSGVEAPVRDIAAEAGVGTGTIYRHFPTRSDLIIAVYRHQVDACAAAGPALLAAGPTPYAALGKWIDLFVDFMVTKHGLATVLQADNTDFAALHAWFLDRLVPVCDQLLDAAAATGESRSDLAGYELMRAVGNLCIGGYDNPCYDARRLVAVLVAGLRLPQ, encoded by the coding sequence GTGAACGACGGCAACAGCGGCCCGGGCGCGGCGCCCGCGGGCCGCCCCAAGCGGGCGGACGCCCAGCGCAACCAGGAGGCGCTGCTCGAAGCGGCCGCCGCGATCTTCGTCCGGTCGGGCGTCGAGGCCCCGGTGCGCGACATCGCGGCCGAGGCCGGCGTCGGGACGGGCACCATCTACCGGCACTTCCCGACCCGGTCGGATCTGATCATCGCCGTGTACCGGCACCAGGTCGACGCCTGCGCCGCGGCCGGTCCGGCACTCCTCGCCGCCGGGCCAACGCCGTACGCCGCACTGGGGAAGTGGATCGACCTCTTCGTCGACTTCATGGTCACCAAGCACGGCCTCGCGACCGTGCTCCAGGCCGACAACACCGACTTCGCCGCGCTGCACGCCTGGTTCCTCGACCGACTGGTCCCCGTCTGCGACCAACTGCTCGACGCGGCAGCCGCGACCGGCGAATCCCGTTCCGACCTGGCCGGGTACGAACTCATGCGCGCCGTCGGCAACCTCTGCATCGGCGGGTACGACAACCCCTGCTACGACGCGCGCCGGCTGGTCGCAGTCCTCGTCGCAGGACTGCGACTTCCGCAGTAG
- a CDS encoding glycosyl hydrolase family 18 protein, producing the protein MRRRRFRLPLLAAGTLLAPFLAVALPAVSAHAATATASFAKDQDWGTGYGGSYTITNGSATAINGWTLEFDLPAGNSVSSLWNAVYSVAASHVTVKNPSWQPDIAAGASYNFGFNIAYSGAYTPLANCKLNGKPCDGSGGGSDTSAPTAPGGLTGALSGSNGAALSWSASTDNVGVAGYDVMEGATKRATVTGTSATVTGLAAGTHSFTVVAFDAAGNRSAPAGPVSVTVPTPLVDTQPPTAPGTPTVTGTTSSSVSLTWGAATDNVGVTAYDVYNGSAVAATVTGTSATVAGLAADTSYGFTVKARDAAGNTSPASAAVTARTQTGGGGGSALKIGYFTQWSIYARGYSVKQLETSGSAAKLTTLNYAFANIDPTSKQCFITNKAAGTDSDPNAGDGAGDAWADFGKGWDAGTSVAGTTDTWDQPLAGNFNQLKQLKAKHPNLKIQISIGGWSYSKWFSDAASTDASRKALVSSCIDMYIKGNLPVIDGRGGAGSAAGIFDGIDLDWEWPNSDGHLGNIFKPADKANYTLLAQEFRRQLDALGATTGKHYTLSAFLPADPAKISAGIDIPGLFGAFDFATIQGYDYHGAWETTTNQQSAISLPAGDPSPANQRFSSEIAINAYVAGGAPKSKLTLGIPFYGRGWTGVPRGTTNGLFQTSTGPAPGTYEAGYEDYHKLKDMATSGGYTVYRDPVAGFAYIYNGSVLYTYDDPTEIARKTAWIKAQGLAGAMVWSFDGDTSSGELMAAVDAGLR; encoded by the coding sequence ATGCGCAGACGTCGGTTCCGCCTGCCCCTGCTCGCCGCAGGGACCCTGCTCGCCCCCTTCCTCGCGGTGGCACTGCCCGCCGTCTCGGCCCATGCCGCCACCGCAACCGCCTCGTTCGCCAAGGACCAGGACTGGGGCACGGGTTACGGCGGCAGCTACACCATCACCAACGGGTCGGCCACCGCGATCAACGGCTGGACGCTGGAGTTCGACCTCCCGGCCGGCAACAGCGTCTCCTCGCTCTGGAACGCCGTCTACTCGGTCGCCGCGTCGCACGTCACGGTCAAGAACCCGAGCTGGCAGCCCGACATCGCGGCGGGCGCCTCCTACAACTTCGGCTTCAACATCGCCTATTCGGGCGCCTACACACCGCTCGCCAACTGCAAGCTCAACGGGAAGCCGTGCGACGGCAGCGGCGGCGGCAGCGACACCTCGGCGCCGACCGCGCCCGGTGGCCTCACCGGTGCCCTCAGCGGCAGCAACGGCGCCGCACTCTCCTGGTCGGCGTCGACCGACAACGTCGGCGTGGCCGGCTACGACGTCATGGAGGGCGCCACCAAGCGGGCCACCGTGACCGGCACCTCCGCCACCGTCACCGGGCTCGCCGCCGGGACGCACAGCTTCACGGTCGTCGCCTTCGACGCGGCGGGCAACCGGTCCGCCCCGGCCGGCCCCGTCTCGGTGACGGTGCCCACCCCGCTGGTGGACACCCAGCCGCCCACCGCGCCCGGGACCCCGACCGTCACCGGCACCACGTCGAGCTCGGTCTCGCTGACCTGGGGCGCGGCAACCGACAACGTCGGCGTCACCGCCTACGACGTCTACAACGGCAGCGCCGTCGCGGCCACCGTGACCGGCACCTCCGCCACGGTGGCCGGGCTGGCCGCCGACACGTCGTACGGTTTCACCGTGAAGGCCAGGGACGCCGCAGGGAACACCTCGCCCGCCTCCGCGGCGGTGACCGCCCGTACCCAGACCGGTGGGGGCGGCGGCAGCGCGCTCAAGATCGGGTACTTCACCCAGTGGTCGATCTACGCCCGCGGCTACAGCGTCAAACAGCTGGAGACCTCCGGCAGCGCGGCCAAGCTCACCACGCTGAACTACGCGTTCGCCAACATCGACCCGACCAGCAAGCAGTGCTTCATCACCAACAAGGCGGCGGGCACCGACTCCGACCCGAACGCCGGTGACGGCGCCGGTGACGCCTGGGCCGACTTCGGCAAGGGCTGGGACGCGGGCACCTCGGTGGCCGGCACCACCGACACCTGGGACCAGCCGCTGGCGGGCAACTTCAACCAGCTCAAGCAGCTGAAGGCCAAGCACCCGAACCTGAAGATCCAGATCTCCATCGGCGGCTGGTCGTACAGCAAGTGGTTCTCCGACGCGGCGTCCACCGACGCCTCGCGGAAGGCCCTGGTCAGCTCCTGCATCGACATGTACATCAAGGGCAACCTGCCGGTGATCGACGGCCGCGGCGGCGCCGGCTCCGCGGCGGGCATCTTCGACGGCATCGACCTGGACTGGGAGTGGCCCAACTCCGACGGCCACCTCGGCAACATCTTCAAGCCCGCCGACAAGGCCAACTACACCCTGCTGGCCCAGGAGTTCCGCCGCCAGCTGGACGCGCTCGGCGCCACCACCGGCAAGCACTACACGCTGAGCGCCTTCCTGCCGGCCGACCCGGCGAAGATCTCGGCGGGCATCGACATCCCGGGCCTGTTCGGGGCGTTCGACTTCGCCACCATCCAGGGCTACGACTACCACGGCGCCTGGGAGACCACCACCAACCAGCAGTCGGCGATCTCGCTGCCCGCCGGTGACCCCAGCCCCGCCAACCAGCGATTCAGCTCGGAGATCGCCATCAACGCGTACGTGGCGGGCGGTGCGCCGAAGAGCAAGCTGACCCTCGGCATCCCGTTCTACGGCCGCGGCTGGACGGGCGTGCCGCGTGGCACCACCAACGGCCTCTTCCAGACCTCGACCGGGCCCGCGCCCGGCACGTACGAGGCCGGGTACGAGGACTACCACAAGCTCAAGGACATGGCCACGAGCGGCGGTTACACCGTCTACCGGGACCCGGTCGCGGGCTTCGCGTACATCTACAACGGGTCCGTCCTCTACACCTACGACGACCCGACGGAGATCGCCCGCAAGACGGCGTGGATCAAGGCACAGGGGCTGGCCGGCGCCATGGTCTGGTCGTTCGACGGTGACACGAGCAGCGGCGAGCTGATGGCCGCCGTGGACGCCGGCCTGCGGTAA
- a CDS encoding spermidine synthase has translation MTQLPVRDAAPAPVTLDRREGPYGEVALRRRGEHLEIIANGCFLMDTADGRSERLLVQAALDLLPSSSRPSVLIGGLGVGFSLAYAAAEPRWGAIAVAERESAVIDWHRTGPLAEFSAGALDDPRVRVLHTDLVAHLAGPGPSYDALCLDIDNGPDWTVDDANDGLYGPGGLAAAHRRLNPGGVLAVWSAQPSTAFEQALRAASFTEVHTVEIEVARGVPDAVHLARRA, from the coding sequence ATGACCCAGCTCCCCGTCAGGGACGCCGCTCCCGCGCCCGTCACCCTGGACCGGCGCGAAGGCCCCTACGGGGAGGTGGCGCTCCGTCGGCGGGGCGAGCACCTGGAGATCATCGCCAACGGGTGCTTCCTGATGGACACCGCGGACGGCCGATCCGAGCGGCTGCTCGTGCAGGCCGCGCTCGACCTGCTCCCGTCGTCCTCCCGGCCGTCGGTGCTGATCGGCGGCCTGGGGGTCGGGTTCTCGCTGGCGTACGCCGCCGCCGAGCCGCGCTGGGGTGCCATCGCGGTCGCCGAGCGGGAGTCCGCGGTCATCGACTGGCACCGGACCGGCCCGCTGGCCGAGTTCTCCGCCGGCGCGCTGGACGACCCCCGGGTGCGGGTCCTGCACACCGACCTGGTCGCCCATCTCGCCGGGCCCGGCCCGTCGTACGACGCGCTCTGCCTCGACATCGACAACGGGCCGGACTGGACGGTCGACGACGCCAACGACGGCCTGTACGGGCCGGGCGGCCTGGCTGCCGCACACCGCCGGCTCAACCCCGGCGGGGTGCTCGCGGTGTGGAGCGCGCAGCCGTCCACCGCCTTCGAACAGGCCTTGCGGGCGGCCTCGTTCACCGAGGTGCACACGGTGGAGATCGAGGTCGCGCGCGGCGTGCCGGATGCGGTCCATCTGGCACGCCGCGCCTGA
- a CDS encoding YeiH family protein: MALTLRATARSVGPPGLHRNGPGLLLAAVGTAAAWGVHAVLPAVPRLTAAVVLGVAAAHLPGARPFVRGRARAGLALAGRRLMRAGIVLLGLALGGSDLLGLGWATLAMVLAVVAATFGGTLWLGRRLGLPGHQPLLVATGYSICGASAIGAVGEAAGSAEEDVAASAALVTLCGTLAIAVLPALRHPLGLDAAGFGQWVGASVHDVGQVVAAAQTAGPEALREAVVVKLLRVLMLAPLVAGVAVTSGRRASGRYPSGRRASGRRVSGPRASGRYPSGRDASRRRPPVVPLFVAGFLSAVALRSTGLVPEEMLTGAQQLRELVLAAALFGLGSAVDLPTLGRTGGRIAVLGLASWAMVGGVSYIGVLLTR, translated from the coding sequence ATGGCACTCACCCTGCGCGCCACTGCCCGGTCGGTGGGCCCACCGGGCCTGCACCGGAACGGCCCAGGGCTGCTGCTCGCCGCGGTCGGCACCGCCGCGGCGTGGGGCGTGCACGCCGTGCTCCCCGCCGTCCCGAGGCTGACGGCCGCCGTGGTGCTGGGGGTCGCCGCCGCCCACCTGCCCGGGGCACGCCCGTTCGTCCGCGGCCGGGCGCGGGCCGGCCTCGCGCTGGCCGGGCGCCGGCTGATGCGGGCCGGCATCGTGCTGCTCGGCCTGGCCCTGGGCGGTTCGGACCTGCTGGGCCTTGGCTGGGCCACCCTCGCGATGGTGCTCGCCGTGGTCGCCGCGACCTTCGGCGGCACCCTCTGGCTCGGCCGCCGGCTCGGGCTGCCGGGCCACCAGCCGCTGCTGGTCGCCACCGGTTACTCGATCTGCGGGGCCTCCGCGATCGGTGCGGTCGGTGAGGCCGCCGGCAGCGCCGAGGAGGACGTCGCGGCGTCGGCGGCCCTGGTCACCCTCTGCGGCACGCTCGCGATCGCCGTCCTGCCGGCACTCCGCCACCCGCTCGGCCTGGACGCGGCCGGGTTCGGACAGTGGGTCGGTGCGAGCGTCCACGATGTCGGCCAGGTGGTCGCCGCTGCCCAGACCGCCGGGCCGGAGGCCCTTCGGGAGGCGGTCGTCGTCAAGCTGCTCCGGGTGCTGATGCTCGCCCCGCTGGTCGCCGGCGTGGCCGTGACGTCCGGCCGCCGAGCGTCCGGCCGATACCCGTCCGGCCGCCGGGCCTCCGGCCGCCGCGTATCCGGCCCGCGCGCGTCCGGCCGGTACCCGTCCGGTCGGGACGCGTCGCGTCGGCGGCCGCCGGTGGTGCCGCTGTTCGTGGCGGGCTTCCTCTCCGCCGTGGCGCTGCGCAGTACCGGCCTGGTGCCCGAGGAGATGCTGACCGGAGCGCAGCAGTTGCGCGAACTCGTGCTCGCGGCAGCCCTGTTCGGTCTCGGCAGCGCTGTCGACCTGCCGACGCTGGGCCGCACCGGCGGACGGATCGCCGTTCTCGGTCTCGCATCCTGGGCGATGGTCGGCGGCGTGTCCTATATCGGTGTCCTGCTCACCCGGTGA
- a CDS encoding cysteine dioxygenase family protein, giving the protein MTTTTSVTPTDARCTPRMRSLLAGIRADVARGLPPGDTSALVGERLAGHLGATDLLAAAHCEGDPNSYRQHVLHAEPDGSFSLAALVWLPGQHTPIHDHVSWCVAGVHRGREHEVRFALLPDDDGARLVVTGEAVNAQGSVSAFAPPGDIHLVRNPGPGAAISLHVYGADLARLTTSIRRVYRLPLHRPPLHRR; this is encoded by the coding sequence ATGACGACCACCACCAGCGTCACACCCACGGATGCCCGCTGCACGCCCCGCATGCGGTCGCTTCTCGCCGGGATCCGCGCCGACGTGGCCCGGGGCCTGCCACCGGGCGACACCTCTGCCCTGGTCGGCGAGCGGCTCGCCGGCCACCTCGGTGCCACCGACCTGCTGGCCGCCGCCCACTGCGAGGGCGACCCGAACTCCTACCGGCAGCACGTGCTGCACGCCGAGCCGGACGGATCGTTCTCGCTGGCCGCGCTGGTCTGGCTGCCGGGCCAGCACACCCCGATCCACGACCACGTCTCCTGGTGCGTCGCCGGTGTGCACCGCGGCCGGGAGCACGAGGTCCGCTTCGCACTCCTCCCGGACGACGACGGGGCCCGCCTCGTCGTCACCGGCGAGGCCGTCAATGCCCAGGGCTCGGTCTCGGCCTTCGCACCGCCGGGCGACATCCACCTCGTCCGCAACCCCGGACCGGGCGCGGCGATCTCGCTGCACGTCTACGGCGCCGACCTGGCGCGCCTCACCACCAGCATCCGCCGGGTCTACCGGCTGCCCCTCCATCGGCCGCCCCTCCACCGGAGGTGA
- a CDS encoding LysR family transcriptional regulator has product MFDSRHIRTFHQVVASGSYSAAARVLGYTQPAITQQMKALERSVGVPLFIRAGRGLRLTEAGEALARHAATILDSLTTAQQQLGALARLRSGRVRVCAFPSANATLVPAATARLLADHPGIRVELLEAEPPDSVDRLLRGECDIALAFQYPGMSTELPPELVETPLLEDRLTVLLPVGHPLARRHAVRLADLADERWIAGCPRCRANLLQICADEGYTPDVVFTTDDNLAVQSLVAAGVGIALMPALVLSFLCHAKVTGRLVEPHQRRRVLAYVLREHLRIPATALVLDELRRAAGARSGC; this is encoded by the coding sequence GTGTTCGACTCACGGCACATCAGGACCTTCCACCAGGTGGTGGCCTCCGGCTCCTACTCCGCGGCCGCCCGCGTCCTCGGTTACACCCAGCCCGCCATCACCCAGCAGATGAAGGCGCTGGAACGCTCGGTCGGCGTCCCGCTGTTCATCCGCGCCGGACGTGGACTGCGGCTCACCGAGGCCGGGGAGGCGCTCGCCCGCCACGCCGCGACCATCCTGGACAGTCTCACCACCGCCCAGCAGCAACTCGGCGCCCTGGCCCGGCTGCGCTCCGGTCGGGTGCGGGTCTGTGCCTTCCCCAGCGCCAACGCGACCCTCGTCCCGGCGGCCACGGCCCGGCTGCTCGCCGACCATCCGGGCATCCGGGTCGAGCTGCTGGAAGCCGAACCACCGGACTCCGTCGACCGGTTGCTGCGCGGCGAGTGCGACATCGCGCTCGCCTTCCAGTACCCCGGCATGAGCACCGAGCTGCCGCCCGAACTGGTCGAGACACCGCTGCTGGAGGACCGGCTCACCGTGCTGCTGCCGGTCGGTCACCCGCTCGCCCGCCGCCACGCCGTACGGCTGGCCGACCTCGCCGACGAGCGCTGGATCGCCGGCTGCCCGCGCTGCCGGGCCAATCTCCTGCAGATCTGCGCCGACGAGGGCTACACCCCGGACGTGGTGTTCACCACCGACGACAACCTCGCCGTGCAGAGCCTCGTCGCCGCGGGCGTCGGGATCGCCCTGATGCCCGCCCTGGTGCTCTCCTTCCTGTGCCATGCCAAGGTCACCGGACGCCTGGTCGAACCCCACCAGCGGAGGCGCGTCCTCGCCTACGTCCTGCGCGAGCACCTCCGGATCCCGGCCACCGCACTCGTCCTCGACGAGCTGCGCCGAGCGGCCGGGGCCCGCTCCGGCTGCTGA